One segment of Triticum aestivum cultivar Chinese Spring chromosome 2A, IWGSC CS RefSeq v2.1, whole genome shotgun sequence DNA contains the following:
- the LOC123187836 gene encoding putative F-box/LRR-repeat protein 23 — MLQASPQSPIMMSGVSFVVSRDVCRRRLSHSHEMEVQPEAVRDWSELPLDVLASVFTKLGAVDILMGAGLVCHSWLEAAKVPSLWRYVDMEHHDVLRGKKKKSHDVLCAMAKAAVDRSNGELEVFAGSGFVTDQLLNYIAERSPSLKSLSLDYCNVSNEAFTELIIKLPLLEELLISLCPFVDGDAYEVTSRACAQLKRLMLRQGSYGGTRDGALGIEMMHELRYLTLVGCNITTEELVAIIDGCPHMERLCVRDCCNIIVDGTLRAKCSRIKTLILPPLQHLQQLYSRYCFHPDDSLFTDKFDDWRSS, encoded by the exons ATGCTTCAAGCTTCCCCTCAGTCCCCAATAATGATGAGCGGCGTCTCGTTTGTTGTCTCGCGGGATGTCTGTCGCCGCCGCCTAAG TCATTCCCATGAAATGGAGGTGCAGCCAGAAGCCGTCAGGGACTGGTCCGAGCTGCCTCTTGATGTGCTTGCTTCAGTCTTTACCAAACTCGGCGCAGTTGATATTCTCATGGGTGCAGGCCTTGTGTGCCACTCATGGCTCGAGGCGGCAAAAGTACCTAGTTTATGGCGATATGTCGACATGGAGCACCATGATGTCTTGCGAGGGAAGAAGAAAAAGAGCCACGATGTCTTGTGTGCAATGGCAAAAGCCGCCGTGGACCGCTCCAATGGGGAGCTCGAGGTGTTCGCAGGGAGCGGGTTTGTTACTGATCAGCTTCTCAACTATATCGCAGAAAG ATCACCCTCCCTTAAGAGCCTCAGCCTTGACTACTGCAATGTCTCCAACGAAGCATTCACTGAGCTGATAATCAAGCTTCCTCTGCTCGAAGAACTTCTCATTTCCCTATGTCCATTTGTTGATGGCGACGCATATGAGGTCACCAGCAGAGCATGTGCGCAGCTGAAGCGTCTCATGTTGCGGCAAGGGTCGTATGGGGGTACAAGAGATGGGGCACTTGGAATCGAGATGATGCACGAGCTGCGATACCTTACTCTCGTCGGTTGCAATATCACGACAGAGGAGCTGGTTGCCATCATCGATGGCTGCCCTCACATGGAGCGCCTCTGCGTGCGCGACTGTTGCAACATCATTGTGGATGGAACCCTGCGAGCGAAGTGTTCAAGGATCAAGACGCTGATTCTCCCCCCTTTGCAGCATTTGCAGCAGTTGTACTCCCGTTACTGTTTTCACCCTGATGATAGCCTTTTCACGGACAAGTTTGACGATTGGAGATCTTCCTAA